Within the Pelagovum pacificum genome, the region TCTCCTGCCAGGCGGCATGGGCGAGGGCAGCCGTCGAATCCGGGGCGAGCATTTCGACCACGCGCGCGCCGAGCTCCGCCGCGCTGGCCGCCTGTCGCGACGCGCCGGCGCGCTTTAGGCGGCGAAAGGCGGGCTCCCAGATGCCGGTGCTCGGCCCATGCAGCACGGCAGAGCCGAGCGCGGCCGGCTCCAGCGGGGAGCGGGTGCTGCCGCTGCCGACGGAGCCACCCATGAAGGTGATCGGCGCGAGGCGATACCATGTGCCGATCTCGTCCGGATCGTCGGCGATGATCGCCTTGCACTCCTCCGTCGGGTCAAACCCTTCGGATCGGAGTGCGGCGGGAAAACCGAGCGCATCCAGAAGCTCCGCCAGCGCGGGCCCGGATTCGGAGGTCTTGGGTCCCACGACCAGCAGCAGGCGGTGCGCGTGGCGGATCGCCTTGCGGTGCGCCTCGCCGATCAGGGGGATCTCTTCCGGCTCGACGCCCGGTGCGAACCAGACGGGCCGCCCGCCGAGCGTGGTCGCCAGCCCGGCGCGCAGACGCTCGTTGCCGGGCCGCGGGATCGCGCCCTCGTCCAGTACGCCGGAAAGTTCGATCTTCGAGTCGTCGAGTCCGGCGCGACGCAGGCGGGCCACCGCTTCGGCATCGGCGGCGAGCACGTGGTGAAAGCCGCGCACCGAACTGCGGGGGCCGCCACCGAGCCACGACTTCCGCATGGAGCCGAGCGCGGCGGCGTCGGCCTCGACCAGCAGGCGTGGGATATGGCGGTGGTCGGTCTCGTTCAGGACGGAGGA harbors:
- a CDS encoding 3-deoxy-D-manno-octulosonic acid transferase; its protein translation is MGDGIERATGPAGDTYRRPPGGDLVWIHRAPETDVDALSALLSRLRAEDDGLDFIVTGSGPDMPDLSLQVAAPPDSAAGARAFLDKWDPSLLVWMRGRFLSSVLNETDHRHIPRLLVEADAAALGSMRKSWLGGGPRSSVRGFHHVLAADAEAVARLRRAGLDDSKIELSGVLDEGAIPRPGNERLRAGLATTLGGRPVWFAPGVEPEEIPLIGEAHRKAIRHAHRLLLVVGPKTSESGPALAELLDALGFPAALRSEGFDPTEECKAIIADDPDEIGTWYRLAPITFMGGSVGSGSTRSPLEPAALGSAVLHGPSTGIWEPAFRRLKRAGASRQAASAAELGARVVEMLAPDSTAALAHAAWQEISSGAIVTNRVMELIRDTLDTAGA